The following are encoded in a window of Cydia splendana chromosome 6, ilCydSple1.2, whole genome shotgun sequence genomic DNA:
- the LOC134791240 gene encoding protein FAM234B-like: MSVNGNSGIYAPLKQILTESDSDDERKADATKVIGSSDLDINSGLKHAKNISLSDMDDFNTNENTVESTMDNVSFLQSDTSDKMSFPRRCAFIASILVCIFTVVIFLWGIPCSELNSCTNNEWQDKTTSWELPYEDIELSGAIQVVDGVAPNTKNLIFIYRGNHMVHAEKNNKIVNGVLLIVGNSGKVGWYTREERIPTEINCHLIDVNRDKQKDCIVSGSQGLLAAINPTSGTYYWYIHKHGNVFSKIVAIDFPILMKDMDKDKVYDLLTVATVEPNTNHNSLLIISGATGNIIGEPMTIEDCLSVKLLTESDLVNITYLCKNGSSEAFRWTSYSALSRKLSKLDQTVVSHVSPITNATKKQKISLKKSIGNTREIFTNGPGKLIVENLGECPNDCQVKLKLFLGRNNSTNTSWEYTAHHVYAMRPSSFAFANSIRGFVLKL; the protein is encoded by the coding sequence ATGTCAGTCAATGGTAATAGCGGTATCTACGCGCCGCTGAAGCAAATACTTACCGAATCTGATTCTGATGATGAGCGAAAAGCGGATGCGACAAAAGTCATCGGTAGCAGCGATCTGGACATCAACAGTGGTCTTAAACATGCGAAGAATATCAGCTTGAGCGATATGGATGACTTCAACACAAATGAAAACACAGTAGAAAGCACCATGGACAACGTAAGTTTTTTGCAGTCCGATACCTCGGATAAGATGTCTTTTCCGCGCCGCTGCGCCTTCATAGCGTCTATTCTGGTCTGTATATTCACTGTGGTAATATTCTTGTGGGGGATTCCGTGCTCGGAGCTTAATAGTTGCACGAATAACGAGTGGCAAGACAAAACTACTAGTTGGGAGTTGCCGTACGAAGACATTGAGCTGTCCGGTGCTATACAGGTTGTGGACGGAGTCGCACCCAACACGAAGAACTTAATTTTCATCTATAGAGGTAACCATATGGTGCATGcggaaaaaaataacaaaattgtgAATGGTGTGTTGTTGATTGTTGGGAACTCGGGCAAGGTTGGTTGGTATACTCGTGAGGAAAGGATTCCGACTGAAATCAACTGTCACCTTATAGATGTTAACCGAGACAAGCAGAAAGATTGCATTGTATCAGGCTCCCAAGGATTGCTGGCAGCTATAAACCCCACCTCCGGGACTTATTACTGGTACATACATAAACATGGTAATGTTTTTAGTAAAATTGTAGCTATAGACTTCCCGATTCTTATGAAAGACATGGATAAAGACAAGGTTTATGACCTGTTGACAGTAGCTACGGTTGAGCCTAACACTAACCACAACTCGTTGCTTATCATCTCCGGCGCTACGGGGAACATCATAGGTGAACCAATGACTATAGAAGACTGCTTGTCAGTAAAATTACTTACCGAGTCAGATTTGGTAAACATCACCTATCTTTGCAAAAACGGGTCTTCGGAAGCCTTCAGATGGACCTCTTATTCCGCTCTGAGCAGGAAATTGTCCAAGTTAGACCAGACAGTGGTCAGTCACGTTTCACCGATAACAAATGCTACTAAGAAGCAGAAAATAAGCTTAAAGAAAAGTATTGGGAATACGAGAGAGATATTCACTAACGGACCTGGAAAGTTGATTGTAGAGAATTTAGGAGAATGCCCAAACGACTGCCAAGTCAAGCTTAAGCTATTCTTAGGTAGGAATAATTCTACAAACACTAGTTGGGAATACACTGCTCATCACGTATACGCGATGAGACCTAGTTCTTTTGCCTTCGCAAACTCTATACGAGGATTTGTACTCAAGTTATGA
- the LOC134791245 gene encoding suppressor of cytokine signaling 2-like isoform X2, whose protein sequence is MVVKIPDATEVALPLGWPGVCCPNCRQQLLLGCKGHYPAYATPTSPLYPAPYNEELKRLADTVKALRLSGWYYGNLDWQGARNLLKEASVGAFVVRDSGDRNFIFSLSVQTERGPTSVRLHFECGFFRLDCEKPLARYMPRFRCVVELVQHYTRWGKAAAGTVWVDRAGAPHSAVLLRTPRRSEPPSLLHSARLAIHKALDSDPRSPKLWSAPKHRLLPLPTTLLDYLGEYPYSI, encoded by the exons ATGCAACAGAAGTGGCACTGCCCCTCGGCTGGCCCGGCGTGTGCTGCCCCAACTGCCGGCAGCAGCTGCTGCTGGGCTGCAAGGGCCACTACCCCGCGTACGCCACGCCCACGTCGCCCCTCTACCCCGCGCCATACAACGAGGAGCTGAAGAGGCTAGCTGACACCGTCAAGGCACTGAGGTTGTCCGGGTGGTACTATGGGAATCTTGATTGGCAG GGAGCGAGAAATCTTCTCAAAGAAGCGAGTGTGGGCGCGTTCGTGGTCCGGGACTCGGGAGATAGGAACTTCATATTCTCACTGTCGGTGCAGACCGAGAGAGGGCCCACCTCGGTCAGACTACACTTCGAGTGCGGTTTCTTTAG ACTAGACTGCGAGAAGCCCCTCGCGCGATACATGCCGCGTTTCCGCTGCGTCGTTGAGCTAGTGCAGCACTACACGCGCTGGGGCAAGGCGGCCGCCGGCACCGTGTGGGTGgaccgcgccggcgcgccgcacTCCGCTGTTCTACTGAGGACGCCGAGGCGGAGCGAGCCGCCTAGCTTGCTGCATTCTGCGAGGCTAGCCATACATAAGGCGCTGGATTCTGACCCTAG ATCGCCTAAACTATGGAGCGCGCCGAAACACCGACTCCTGCCGCTGCCGACGACGCTCCTAGACTACCTCGGCGAGTACCCCTACTCGATCTAG
- the LOC134791245 gene encoding suppressor of cytokine signaling 2-like isoform X1, whose amino-acid sequence MCLLEKRKASISPLDMTLAARYPQYATEVALPLGWPGVCCPNCRQQLLLGCKGHYPAYATPTSPLYPAPYNEELKRLADTVKALRLSGWYYGNLDWQGARNLLKEASVGAFVVRDSGDRNFIFSLSVQTERGPTSVRLHFECGFFRLDCEKPLARYMPRFRCVVELVQHYTRWGKAAAGTVWVDRAGAPHSAVLLRTPRRSEPPSLLHSARLAIHKALDSDPRSPKLWSAPKHRLLPLPTTLLDYLGEYPYSI is encoded by the exons ATGTGTTTGCTGGAGAAACGGAAGGCCAGCATTAGTCCTTTAGACATGACTTTGGCAGCCAGATATCCACAAT ATGCAACAGAAGTGGCACTGCCCCTCGGCTGGCCCGGCGTGTGCTGCCCCAACTGCCGGCAGCAGCTGCTGCTGGGCTGCAAGGGCCACTACCCCGCGTACGCCACGCCCACGTCGCCCCTCTACCCCGCGCCATACAACGAGGAGCTGAAGAGGCTAGCTGACACCGTCAAGGCACTGAGGTTGTCCGGGTGGTACTATGGGAATCTTGATTGGCAG GGAGCGAGAAATCTTCTCAAAGAAGCGAGTGTGGGCGCGTTCGTGGTCCGGGACTCGGGAGATAGGAACTTCATATTCTCACTGTCGGTGCAGACCGAGAGAGGGCCCACCTCGGTCAGACTACACTTCGAGTGCGGTTTCTTTAG ACTAGACTGCGAGAAGCCCCTCGCGCGATACATGCCGCGTTTCCGCTGCGTCGTTGAGCTAGTGCAGCACTACACGCGCTGGGGCAAGGCGGCCGCCGGCACCGTGTGGGTGgaccgcgccggcgcgccgcacTCCGCTGTTCTACTGAGGACGCCGAGGCGGAGCGAGCCGCCTAGCTTGCTGCATTCTGCGAGGCTAGCCATACATAAGGCGCTGGATTCTGACCCTAG ATCGCCTAAACTATGGAGCGCGCCGAAACACCGACTCCTGCCGCTGCCGACGACGCTCCTAGACTACCTCGGCGAGTACCCCTACTCGATCTAG
- the LOC134791814 gene encoding bone morphogenetic protein 2-like encodes MNKLKMRTKTCACVVISVLLALCITANGAPPGLKKPAENLTYPLEVPMPCNSCKPAARVTANQPDNKFARPFVLLSPPKQVKQVTASMPAHVCQRRPLTVQFEDLGWSEYILAPNDYDAGYCSGECRPQNLPNATNHAIIQALVNRLEDAVGVPRPCCVPTELEPVALLYISEENNVVLKNYPNMKVKSCGCL; translated from the exons ATGAACAAGTTGAAGATGCGTACAAAAACTTGCGCGTGCGTCGTGATTAGCGTGCTGCTTGCACTGTGTATAACTGCAAATGGTGCTCCACCGGGCCTTAAGAAACCG GCTGAGAACCTAACGTATCCACTAGAAGTTCCAATGCCCTGCAACTCCTGCAAGCCAGCCGCGCGAGTCACCGCTAACCAGCCAGACAACAAGTTCGCTAGACCATTCGTCCTACTGTCTCCACCAAAGCAAGTCAAGCAAGTGACCGCAAGCATGCCAGCCCACGTGTGCCAACGCCGGCCGCTGACCGTCCAATTCGAAGACTTAGGATGGAGCGAGTACATACTCGCTCCGAACGACTACGACGCCGGCTACTGTTCCGGCGAGTGTCGGCCTCAGAACCTCCCGAACGCGACCAACCACGCCATCATACAAGCACTCGTGAACAGACTGGAGGACGCCGTCGGTGTGCCGAGGCCGTGCTGCGTGCCGACCGAGCTCGAACCTGTTGCTTTGTTATATATTTCCGAGGAAAACAATGTCGTGCTTAAAAATTATCCTAACATGAAAGTTAAGAGTTGCGGTTGCCTATAA